A window from Deltaproteobacteria bacterium encodes these proteins:
- a CDS encoding DNA-binding protein translates to KRIWGQRVAGQGVVVPPLGYSEADGSAGGEWVEVKPTGVVTAVAVVREPIAGLHPFDRPFAFVLVRLDGADTALAHVVKDDLERLRVGVRVEAVWAAERRGTIRDIECFRVLA, encoded by the coding sequence GAAGCGGATCTGGGGGCAGCGCGTGGCGGGGCAGGGGGTCGTGGTCCCGCCGCTCGGCTACTCCGAGGCCGACGGCTCCGCGGGCGGCGAGTGGGTCGAGGTGAAGCCCACCGGCGTCGTCACCGCGGTCGCCGTCGTGCGCGAGCCGATCGCGGGGCTCCACCCGTTCGACCGGCCCTTCGCCTTCGTGCTCGTCAGGCTCGACGGCGCCGACACGGCGCTCGCGCACGTGGTCAAGGACGACCTCGAGCGGCTGCGCGTCGGCGTGCGCGTCGAGGCGGTGTGGGCGGCGGAGCGGAGGGGGACGATCCGCGACATCGAGTGCTTCCGGGTGCTGGCATGA